The following coding sequences lie in one Metallumcola ferriviriculae genomic window:
- a CDS encoding DUF6951 family protein, producing MKSVVVIDAGICGHKTTVTAVSEDKKHCTLAIETDCKNIARMAEDLDEVNPLFEIGVKSKNSKIRKGFLDYGSHAACPVPAGLVKAVEVASGLAVPKDAIITVSKG from the coding sequence ATGAAAAGTGTTGTCGTCATTGATGCTGGAATTTGCGGACATAAGACAACGGTCACAGCGGTTTCCGAAGACAAAAAGCACTGCACTTTAGCAATTGAAACCGACTGTAAAAACATTGCCAGAATGGCCGAGGACCTTGATGAGGTCAATCCGTTATTTGAAATTGGTGTAAAGAGCAAGAACAGCAAAATTAGAAAAGGTTTTTTGGATTACGGCAGCCATGCCGCCTGCCCGGTGCCTGCCGGCCTGGTGAAAGCCGTTGAAGTTGCTAGCGGTCTAGCGGTGCCTAAGGATGCTATAATTACAGTTAGTAAGGGATAG
- a CDS encoding long-chain-fatty-acid--CoA ligase, translating into MYPTLKDMFEQTVTKYPDREALVYPQKNQRWSFETLNEKANCLANSFLNAGLRKGDVVSVFLFNTSEFVATYLACIKTGILFNPINFRLSGEELAFILNDAQSKALIFEEAVIPQVEKARERTDIALYLYTDENNQPPWAQYFYDFMESGSVATPISQLIDSDRYIIMYTSGTTGKPKGVVHRHRDMIEHTLAMLAYLQISQEDRGLSAAPLNHSAELHCVLLPRINIGATSVLLHHFEPKAVLQCIQDERITLMFGAPTMWNMMLQENLSQYDLSHFNKILYGGAAMAPAMVIKCQEAFNADLIQAYGMTEMGPAVTMLMPQEQLPKAGSAGKAIVNHEVRVVRPKEGSPSDPDDLVEPGEKGEIVVRGPGIMELYYNRPDDTENAMYKGWYHSGDIATIDEEGYIWVADRIDDMIISGGENIYPREVEDVLYEHPDIVELAVVGLPDENWGKVVTAFVVRKNNDLSSEDLDKYLLGSQKLAKFKRPRRYEFVDTLPKTASGKIQKFVLVEDYS; encoded by the coding sequence ATGTACCCAACTTTAAAGGACATGTTTGAACAGACAGTTACCAAGTATCCTGACCGAGAAGCTCTGGTCTACCCACAGAAAAATCAGCGCTGGAGTTTTGAAACATTGAATGAAAAGGCCAACTGCTTGGCCAACTCATTTTTAAATGCCGGTTTACGAAAAGGTGATGTGGTATCAGTGTTTTTGTTCAACACCAGTGAATTTGTAGCCACCTATCTAGCCTGCATCAAGACCGGTATCCTATTCAATCCCATTAATTTTCGCCTGAGCGGTGAAGAATTGGCCTTTATTTTAAACGATGCGCAATCAAAAGCACTAATCTTCGAAGAAGCGGTGATACCCCAGGTAGAAAAGGCGAGAGAAAGAACAGATATTGCCCTCTACCTCTATACGGACGAAAATAACCAACCGCCTTGGGCCCAGTACTTCTATGACTTCATGGAAAGCGGCAGTGTTGCTACGCCGATTTCACAGCTAATTGACAGCGACCGCTACATTATCATGTATACCAGCGGTACAACAGGGAAGCCCAAAGGAGTAGTTCACCGGCATCGGGATATGATCGAACATACCCTGGCCATGTTGGCCTATTTACAAATCAGTCAAGAAGACCGCGGCTTGTCTGCAGCGCCACTGAATCACTCCGCCGAACTTCACTGCGTCCTCCTGCCTCGCATTAATATTGGTGCAACCTCCGTCTTGCTTCACCATTTTGAACCAAAAGCAGTGCTACAATGTATTCAAGATGAAAGAATCACCTTGATGTTCGGGGCCCCAACAATGTGGAACATGATGCTGCAGGAAAACCTATCACAATATGACCTATCTCACTTCAACAAAATACTTTACGGCGGGGCTGCCATGGCACCTGCTATGGTAATAAAATGCCAGGAAGCTTTCAATGCAGACCTTATCCAGGCCTACGGCATGACAGAAATGGGCCCCGCAGTAACAATGCTGATGCCCCAAGAACAACTACCAAAAGCAGGCTCAGCCGGGAAAGCAATCGTCAACCATGAGGTTAGAGTGGTAAGGCCCAAAGAAGGCAGCCCTTCAGACCCGGATGACCTTGTAGAACCAGGTGAAAAGGGCGAAATTGTCGTAAGGGGACCAGGCATAATGGAGCTTTATTATAACCGCCCTGATGACACAGAAAATGCGATGTACAAAGGTTGGTATCATTCAGGTGACATCGCTACCATTGACGAGGAAGGCTATATATGGGTCGCCGATAGGATAGATGACATGATCATTTCAGGCGGCGAAAACATCTACCCACGCGAAGTAGAGGATGTACTCTACGAACACCCGGATATAGTGGAATTGGCTGTTGTAGGATTGCCTGATGAAAACTGGGGGAAAGTAGTCACTGCATTCGTAGTGAGAAAAAACAACGACTTGTCATCTGAGGATCTGGACAAATACCTTTTAGGCAGCCAAAAACTTGCCAAATTCAAACGCCCTCGCCGCTACGAATTTGTAGATACACTGCCCAAGACAGCCAGTGGTAAAATCCAGAAGTTTGTACTCGTAGAAGATTATTCTTGA
- a CDS encoding YwbE family protein, translated as MNGTERENIKVGISVRVVQKQDQRSGKLTDGVVQKVLTKSRTHPHGIKVMLETGVVGRVKEIQTTSCD; from the coding sequence ATGAATGGAACTGAGCGGGAAAATATAAAAGTAGGTATAAGTGTACGGGTTGTACAGAAACAAGACCAGCGTTCTGGCAAATTAACTGATGGCGTAGTTCAAAAAGTCCTTACCAAATCACGTACTCACCCCCATGGAATTAAAGTGATGCTGGAGACTGGAGTTGTAGGCAGGGTTAAGGAAATACAGACCACTTCTTGTGATTAA
- a CDS encoding transposase has protein sequence MVRGNNGQKIFAAEFHKREYITRLSKYKEQFFFKLFAYCIMDNHAHLLIQVNNTPLSEIMQRIQQVYTQWFNRRYGRTGHVFQQRYKALLCNKENYLLQLIKYIHYNPAKANICKGINYKWSSHSNYIGVINDGVADTDEILRMFSENRKQAVKEYLQFMEQKSEEISLRDFRESEPEEKIPSQSGRGIQFGRISIDEVIEKVCFQEKVSINEIIRKTRIQKVSDIRKAIVLLSERHCDVTNTLLAQKLNLPLSMISKIKSGVSKRTDYVQEIIHRFQERISE, from the coding sequence ATGGTCCGAGGCAATAATGGGCAGAAAATATTTGCTGCGGAATTTCATAAAAGAGAATATATCACGAGACTGTCCAAGTACAAGGAACAGTTCTTCTTCAAGTTATTTGCATACTGTATTATGGATAACCACGCACATCTGCTGATACAGGTAAATAATACTCCATTATCCGAAATAATGCAGCGAATACAGCAGGTATACACCCAGTGGTTCAACCGTAGATACGGTAGGACAGGGCATGTATTTCAGCAAAGATATAAAGCATTGCTTTGTAACAAAGAAAACTACTTACTGCAGTTGATAAAATATATTCACTACAATCCCGCAAAAGCGAATATATGCAAAGGTATAAATTATAAATGGAGCAGTCATTCTAACTATATCGGTGTAATAAACGATGGAGTAGCTGATACGGATGAAATATTGAGGATGTTTTCAGAGAATAGAAAGCAAGCAGTAAAGGAATATTTGCAGTTCATGGAACAGAAATCGGAGGAAATTTCCCTTAGAGATTTTCGAGAATCCGAGCCTGAAGAGAAAATACCATCTCAATCAGGCAGAGGGATACAGTTTGGGCGAATTAGTATTGATGAGGTAATAGAAAAAGTCTGTTTTCAAGAAAAAGTGAGTATTAATGAAATTATTAGAAAGACAAGAATCCAGAAGGTATCCGATATACGAAAGGCGATAGTGCTGTTGAGCGAAAGGCATTGCGATGTAACAAATACATTGTTGGCTCAGAAGCTTAATTTACCGTTATCAATGATATCAAAGATAAAGTCGGGTGTGAGCAAGAGAACAGATTATGTTCAAGAAATAATCCATAGATTCCAGGAGAGAATAAGTGAATAA
- a CDS encoding N(5)-(carboxyethyl)ornithine synthase translates to MKSVGFLLSTKENEKRRALLPEQISRIKNKNYLYFERGYGEEIGYADDEYIKQGANILPKEEIITKDIICDPKIGDADYLSELKDHQVIFGYIHAVQNRDITDIIVEKSITAIAWEEMYDSGRHVFWRNNELAGEAAIMHAFTIYGSMPYECKVAIIGRGNIAHGASRILSSLGAEIVVYDRKMESLLRKEIADYDVIVNCVLWDTSRQDHIIYHKDLKRMKKNAMIIDVSCDKAGCIESSVPTTMEDPAYYSEGILHYVGDHTPTIVYRTASKAFGNEVVRYIDDMIEGNMESNNTIKDAIIIKNGVILDEKINARWGQA, encoded by the coding sequence ATGAAATCTGTGGGATTCTTACTAAGTACAAAAGAAAATGAAAAAAGGCGAGCATTACTGCCGGAACAAATAAGTAGAATTAAAAACAAAAACTACCTATATTTTGAGAGAGGTTATGGAGAAGAAATAGGATATGCAGATGATGAATATATTAAGCAAGGAGCTAACATATTACCCAAAGAGGAAATTATAACAAAAGATATAATTTGCGATCCTAAGATAGGAGATGCAGACTATCTTTCAGAGTTAAAAGACCATCAAGTTATTTTTGGTTATATACATGCAGTTCAAAATAGAGATATTACTGATATAATAGTTGAGAAATCTATAACCGCAATAGCGTGGGAGGAAATGTACGATAGCGGAAGACATGTTTTTTGGAGAAATAATGAACTTGCAGGAGAAGCCGCTATCATGCATGCGTTCACAATCTATGGAAGCATGCCTTATGAATGTAAAGTTGCAATAATTGGCAGGGGAAATATTGCGCATGGAGCAAGTAGAATATTGTCTTCATTAGGAGCCGAAATAGTGGTCTATGACAGAAAAATGGAAAGTTTATTAAGGAAAGAGATTGCTGATTATGATGTAATTGTAAATTGTGTTTTATGGGATACTAGTAGGCAAGATCACATAATTTATCATAAAGATCTAAAGCGAATGAAAAAAAATGCAATGATTATTGACGTTAGTTGCGATAAGGCTGGTTGTATTGAAAGTAGTGTCCCGACAACCATGGAGGATCCAGCGTATTATTCTGAAGGCATCCTGCATTATGTGGGTGACCATACGCCAACTATAGTATATCGTACAGCATCAAAAGCATTTGGTAATGAGGTTGTTAGATATATTGATGATATGATAGAGGGCAATATGGAAAGTAATAATACAATAAAAGATGCAATTATTATAAAGAATGGCGTGATACTTGACGAAAAGATAAATGCCAGATGGGGTCAGGCTTGA
- a CDS encoding ATP-grasp domain-containing protein, with protein sequence MRVKSIRNKIYDSLKPISFLNLFTKSGDSMGSRRVIPENEQLENPLKLYMDWPDNVSKPFVGLVKNEAKLENNASWPKFERFLKVNNIPYKEYEINKSDFIKEGMKYDIVVWRTETSYAKHWEAADKVEIIQNHLGKMILPTCESLWMDEDKVREQYLFEINNLPAIKTFISHSKDEVMHYIEHCVYPFISKDKTCASSNGVHLIKNKRQAKALCNKIFSSGQKTNESYTRQKDYVYFQEFVPNYGFDLRIIMIGNSYFGYYRYPNNGDYKASGSGIIEKKMLPQDVMVLAKKARECLPKSYLLAVDFLQDKRDENYYIIETSIFIGIESCEQLMINGVSGRYTENDGVFIFEPGRFWLQELMMQELMKAWIVKQS encoded by the coding sequence ATGAGAGTTAAAAGTATCAGAAATAAAATATACGATTCGCTAAAGCCGATTAGCTTTTTAAATTTGTTTACCAAATCAGGGGATAGTATGGGATCTCGTAGGGTAATTCCTGAAAATGAGCAACTTGAAAACCCGCTAAAGTTATATATGGACTGGCCGGATAATGTTTCAAAGCCATTTGTAGGCCTTGTGAAGAACGAAGCTAAATTAGAAAATAATGCCAGTTGGCCTAAATTCGAGCGTTTTCTAAAAGTGAACAATATTCCTTATAAAGAATACGAGATTAACAAGTCTGATTTTATAAAAGAAGGCATGAAATATGACATTGTAGTTTGGCGCACGGAGACATCCTACGCTAAGCATTGGGAAGCCGCAGACAAGGTGGAAATTATCCAAAATCATCTAGGGAAAATGATTTTACCAACTTGTGAATCCTTATGGATGGATGAGGACAAGGTAAGGGAACAATATCTTTTCGAGATAAATAATCTGCCTGCAATCAAAACCTTCATTTCACATTCTAAAGATGAAGTTATGCACTATATAGAGCATTGTGTATACCCGTTTATTTCAAAAGATAAAACATGTGCTAGCTCAAATGGCGTCCATCTTATTAAAAATAAACGACAGGCAAAAGCATTGTGCAATAAGATATTTTCGTCTGGACAGAAAACCAATGAATCCTATACGCGACAAAAAGATTATGTGTATTTTCAAGAGTTCGTGCCTAACTATGGTTTTGATTTGCGCATCATTATGATTGGAAATTCGTATTTCGGATATTACCGTTATCCTAATAATGGTGATTACAAAGCTTCTGGCTCTGGTATTATTGAGAAAAAAATGTTGCCACAAGATGTTATGGTATTGGCCAAAAAGGCACGAGAATGTTTGCCGAAATCATATTTACTGGCCGTTGACTTTCTTCAAGACAAACGAGACGAAAATTATTATATTATTGAAACATCTATCTTTATTGGGATTGAGTCTTGTGAACAACTTATGATAAATGGTGTTTCTGGTCGCTATACTGAGAATGATGGCGTGTTTATATTTGAGCCTGGTCGTTTTTGGTTACAAGAACTTATGATGCAAGAGCTAATGAAAGCTTGGATTGTGAAACAGTCCTAA
- a CDS encoding M20 metallopeptidase family protein, with product MDYIKDRSILELTESIKSDLISLRRDFHMHPELGMEEHRTSKIIGDILENLGIKVQRNVANTGVVGLLEGEMKGKTIALRADIDALPIEDAKGVEYASTISGKMHACGHDAHTAILLGTAMILSKMRDKLLGNVLFIFQPAEETVGGAAPMIKEGVLKNPKVDAIFGLHMASDIETGKIGVKHGISNASSNEFEIEIDGKSTHGATPHLGIDAIIISARVINGLQTVITRQIDPTENALLTVGTINGGTQSNIISDKVYMTGTIRTFSLGLSDIISSKIKKLLEGITESMGGNFILKINRGYPPLYNHSEMVELVESAAKEIIGCENIINIQKPRLGAEDFAYYVQEVPGAFWRLGCKDPKSNIELSDHSSDFDIDEDALSIGVAMHIRTVLKFLG from the coding sequence TTGGATTATATTAAAGATAGAAGCATACTGGAACTAACAGAAAGCATAAAAAGCGATCTGATAAGTCTACGAAGAGATTTTCACATGCATCCGGAATTAGGCATGGAGGAACATAGAACATCAAAAATAATTGGCGACATCCTTGAAAACCTGGGAATAAAAGTTCAAAGAAATGTTGCAAATACTGGTGTAGTAGGGTTACTAGAAGGGGAAATGAAGGGGAAAACCATTGCGCTTAGAGCGGACATAGACGCTCTTCCTATAGAAGATGCAAAAGGTGTGGAATATGCTTCTACGATATCAGGGAAAATGCATGCATGCGGACATGACGCACATACTGCTATTCTTTTGGGCACAGCAATGATTTTGTCCAAGATGAGAGATAAGTTGCTAGGTAATGTATTATTTATATTTCAGCCTGCTGAGGAGACAGTAGGTGGAGCAGCGCCTATGATTAAAGAAGGAGTTTTAAAAAACCCTAAAGTTGATGCCATATTTGGACTTCATATGGCATCAGATATTGAGACAGGAAAAATCGGCGTAAAACATGGGATTTCGAATGCTTCTTCTAATGAATTTGAAATAGAAATTGATGGGAAATCAACTCATGGAGCTACTCCTCATCTAGGTATTGATGCCATAATAATTTCAGCAAGAGTGATAAATGGTCTTCAAACAGTAATAACCCGACAAATAGATCCAACTGAAAATGCCTTATTAACTGTAGGAACGATAAATGGTGGCACGCAAAGTAATATAATTAGCGATAAAGTATATATGACGGGTACAATAAGGACATTTTCTCTTGGTTTAAGCGATATAATATCAAGTAAAATTAAAAAACTCTTAGAAGGAATAACAGAAAGTATGGGAGGTAATTTCATACTAAAGATTAACCGAGGATATCCTCCATTGTATAATCACAGTGAAATGGTGGAGTTGGTTGAAAGTGCTGCTAAAGAAATTATTGGGTGCGAAAACATTATCAATATCCAAAAACCTCGTTTGGGTGCTGAAGATTTTGCTTATTATGTTCAAGAAGTCCCAGGGGCTTTTTGGAGGTTAGGTTGTAAGGACCCCAAAAGTAATATTGAACTTTCGGATCATAGCTCAGATTTTGATATAGATGAAGATGCTTTATCAATAGGGGTTGCTATGCATATTAGAACAGTATTAAAGTTTTTAGGCTAA